In the Quercus lobata isolate SW786 chromosome 5, ValleyOak3.0 Primary Assembly, whole genome shotgun sequence genome, one interval contains:
- the LOC115990757 gene encoding uncharacterized protein LOC115990757: protein MASPISCLSILVIPLLVTSLFYHVSNADRALIVSICKEMRDKAFCLSELFSDPQSSTASLYMLGIITVDLNLKVFNEADSQIQNILASLTDPLDRSRLSNCQTNLANAHEQMKAARNAAGEQSYSEEKSLIMDSFVKVANCSNEYAKPPKRESPISKLTYNIVELFNIANQIIAMIG, encoded by the coding sequence atggcatCTCCAATTAGTTGCCTATCAATCTTGGTTATCCCTCTACTAGTCACCTCTCTTTTCTACCATGTTTCTAATGCAGATCGAGCCCTTATTGTAAGCATTTGCAAAGAGATGAGGGACAAAGCGTTTTGCTTGTCAGAATTATTTTCAGACCCACAGAGTAGTACAGCTAGTCTATATATGCTGGGAATTATTACTGTTGATTTGAACTTGAAAGTATTCAACGAAGCCGATAGTCAAATCCAAAATATTCTTGCATCACTCACAGACCCACTGGATCGGTCTCGACTTTCAAATTGCCAAACCAATTTAGCTAATGCACATGAGCAAATGAAAGCCGCAAGAAACGCTGCAGGAGAACAATCTTATAGTGAAGAGAAAAGCTTAATTATGGATTCATTTGTGAAAGTTGCAAACTGCAGTAATGAATATGCGAAACCCCCAAAACGTGAATCACCAATATCAAAGCTCACTTACAATATAGTGGAGCTATTTAATATTGCTAATCAAATAATTGCAATGATAGGTTGA
- the LOC115989724 gene encoding probable phospholipid hydroperoxide glutathione peroxidase isoform X7 → MASMPFSASLHACLQPKMIPTSPKWTSIASFRSSKSAISQHGFSLQSSTFPGFLLNSRSFSVNARATTEKTIYDFNVKDIDGKDVSLSKFKGKVLLIVNVASKCGLTTGNYSELSHIYEKYKTQGLEILAFPCNQFGGQEPGSNPEIKQFACTRFKAEFPIFDKVDVNGPNTAPVYQFLKSSAGGFLGDLIKWNFEKFLVDKNGKFVERYPSTTSPFQIEMVGFIYH, encoded by the exons ATGGCTTCCATGCCTTTCTCTGCTTCTCTTCATGCTTGCTTGCAACCCAAAATGATTCCAACTTCTCCAAAATGGACTTCAATTGCCTCATTTCGGTCCTCCAAATCAGCCATTTCTCAACATGGGTTCTCCTTGCAATCCTCAACTTTTCCTGGGTTTCTTCTCAATTCTCGTTCTTTCTCAGTCAACGCCAGAGCCACTACAGAGAAGACTATCTATGATTTCAATGTCAAA GATATCGATGGGAAGGATGTTTCTCTTAGCAAGTTTAAGGGAAAGGTTCTCTTGATTGTCAATGTTGCTTCAAAATG tGGTTTGACGACTGGAAATTACTCAGAACTGTCTCATATATATGAGAAGTACAAAACTCAAG GATTGGAGATTCTAGCTTTCCCTTGCAATCAGTTTGGTGGGCAAGAACCTGGATCAAACCCAGAAATCAAGCAGTTTGCTTGTACAAGGTTTAAAGCAGAATTCCCAATTTTTGATAAG GTTGATGTCAATGGGCCAAATACAGCTCCAGTTTACCAGTTCCTGAAATCGAGTGCTGGAGGGTTTTTAGGTGATCTTATAAAGTGGAATTTTGAAAAGTTCTTGGTGgacaaaaatggtaaatttgttGAAAGATACCCATCAACAACATCACCTTTTCAAATTGAG atggtgggattcatatatcactga
- the LOC115989724 gene encoding probable phospholipid hydroperoxide glutathione peroxidase isoform X1, whose translation MASMPFSASLHACLQPKMIPTSPKWTSIASFRSSKSAISQHGFSLQSSTFPGFLLNSRSFSVNARATTEKTIYDFNVKDIDGKDVSLSKFKGKVLLIVNVASKCGLTTGNYSELSHIYEKYKTQGLEILAFPCNQFGGQEPGSNPEIKQFACTRFKAEFPIFDKVDVNGPNTAPVYQFLKSSAGGFLGDLIKWNFEKFLVDKNGKFVERYPSTTSPFQIEVPRLLELFPKKKLFLKKIQILMLCLLFLLFLMVNFINGILIVCLNWKSLLK comes from the exons ATGGCTTCCATGCCTTTCTCTGCTTCTCTTCATGCTTGCTTGCAACCCAAAATGATTCCAACTTCTCCAAAATGGACTTCAATTGCCTCATTTCGGTCCTCCAAATCAGCCATTTCTCAACATGGGTTCTCCTTGCAATCCTCAACTTTTCCTGGGTTTCTTCTCAATTCTCGTTCTTTCTCAGTCAACGCCAGAGCCACTACAGAGAAGACTATCTATGATTTCAATGTCAAA GATATCGATGGGAAGGATGTTTCTCTTAGCAAGTTTAAGGGAAAGGTTCTCTTGATTGTCAATGTTGCTTCAAAATG tGGTTTGACGACTGGAAATTACTCAGAACTGTCTCATATATATGAGAAGTACAAAACTCAAG GATTGGAGATTCTAGCTTTCCCTTGCAATCAGTTTGGTGGGCAAGAACCTGGATCAAACCCAGAAATCAAGCAGTTTGCTTGTACAAGGTTTAAAGCAGAATTCCCAATTTTTGATAAG GTTGATGTCAATGGGCCAAATACAGCTCCAGTTTACCAGTTCCTGAAATCGAGTGCTGGAGGGTTTTTAGGTGATCTTATAAAGTGGAATTTTGAAAAGTTCTTGGTGgacaaaaatggtaaatttgttGAAAGATACCCATCAACAACATCACCTTTTCAAATTGAG GTACCCCGACTGCTCGAATTATTTCcgaaaaagaaattgtttctgaagaaaatacagattctgatgCTGTGtcttctgtttcttctgttcctgATGGTGAACTTTATAAATGGAATATTGATAGTTTGTCTGAACTGGAAATCGTTACTAAAATGA
- the LOC115989724 gene encoding phospholipid hydroperoxide glutathione peroxidase 1, chloroplastic-like isoform X5, giving the protein MASMPFSASLHACLQPKMIPTSPKWTSIASFRSSKSAISQHGFSLQSSTFPGFLLNSRSFSVNARATTEKTIYDFNVKDIDGKDVSLSKFKGKVLLIVNVASKCGLTTGNYSELSHIYEKYKTQGLEILAFPCNQFGGQEPGSNPEIKQFACTRFKAEFPIFDKVDVNGPNTAPVYQFLKSSAGGFLGDLIKWNFEKFLVDKNGKFVERYPSTTSPFQIEKDTQRLLAA; this is encoded by the exons ATGGCTTCCATGCCTTTCTCTGCTTCTCTTCATGCTTGCTTGCAACCCAAAATGATTCCAACTTCTCCAAAATGGACTTCAATTGCCTCATTTCGGTCCTCCAAATCAGCCATTTCTCAACATGGGTTCTCCTTGCAATCCTCAACTTTTCCTGGGTTTCTTCTCAATTCTCGTTCTTTCTCAGTCAACGCCAGAGCCACTACAGAGAAGACTATCTATGATTTCAATGTCAAA GATATCGATGGGAAGGATGTTTCTCTTAGCAAGTTTAAGGGAAAGGTTCTCTTGATTGTCAATGTTGCTTCAAAATG tGGTTTGACGACTGGAAATTACTCAGAACTGTCTCATATATATGAGAAGTACAAAACTCAAG GATTGGAGATTCTAGCTTTCCCTTGCAATCAGTTTGGTGGGCAAGAACCTGGATCAAACCCAGAAATCAAGCAGTTTGCTTGTACAAGGTTTAAAGCAGAATTCCCAATTTTTGATAAG GTTGATGTCAATGGGCCAAATACAGCTCCAGTTTACCAGTTCCTGAAATCGAGTGCTGGAGGGTTTTTAGGTGATCTTATAAAGTGGAATTTTGAAAAGTTCTTGGTGgacaaaaatggtaaatttgttGAAAGATACCCATCAACAACATCACCTTTTCAAATTGAG AAGGATACCCAAAGGCTCCTCGCGGCATGA
- the LOC115989724 gene encoding phospholipid hydroperoxide glutathione peroxidase 1, chloroplastic-like isoform X6, translated as MASMPFSASLHACLQPKMIPTSPKWTSIASFRSSKSAISQHGFSLQSSTFPGFLLNSRSFSVNARATTEKTIYDFNVKDIDGKDVSLSKFKGKVLLIVNVASKCGLTTGNYSELSHIYEKYKTQGLEILAFPCNQFGGQEPGSNPEIKQFACTRFKAEFPIFDKVDVNGPNTAPVYQFLKSSAGGFLGDLIKWNFEKFLVDKNGKFVERYPSTTSPFQIEDTQRLLAA; from the exons ATGGCTTCCATGCCTTTCTCTGCTTCTCTTCATGCTTGCTTGCAACCCAAAATGATTCCAACTTCTCCAAAATGGACTTCAATTGCCTCATTTCGGTCCTCCAAATCAGCCATTTCTCAACATGGGTTCTCCTTGCAATCCTCAACTTTTCCTGGGTTTCTTCTCAATTCTCGTTCTTTCTCAGTCAACGCCAGAGCCACTACAGAGAAGACTATCTATGATTTCAATGTCAAA GATATCGATGGGAAGGATGTTTCTCTTAGCAAGTTTAAGGGAAAGGTTCTCTTGATTGTCAATGTTGCTTCAAAATG tGGTTTGACGACTGGAAATTACTCAGAACTGTCTCATATATATGAGAAGTACAAAACTCAAG GATTGGAGATTCTAGCTTTCCCTTGCAATCAGTTTGGTGGGCAAGAACCTGGATCAAACCCAGAAATCAAGCAGTTTGCTTGTACAAGGTTTAAAGCAGAATTCCCAATTTTTGATAAG GTTGATGTCAATGGGCCAAATACAGCTCCAGTTTACCAGTTCCTGAAATCGAGTGCTGGAGGGTTTTTAGGTGATCTTATAAAGTGGAATTTTGAAAAGTTCTTGGTGgacaaaaatggtaaatttgttGAAAGATACCCATCAACAACATCACCTTTTCAAATTGAG GATACCCAAAGGCTCCTCGCGGCATGA
- the LOC115989724 gene encoding probable phospholipid hydroperoxide glutathione peroxidase isoform X4 gives MASMPFSASLHACLQPKMIPTSPKWTSIASFRSSKSAISQHGFSLQSSTFPGFLLNSRSFSVNARATTEKTIYDFNVKDIDGKDVSLSKFKGKVLLIVNVASKCGLTTGNYSELSHIYEKYKTQGLEILAFPCNQFGGQEPGSNPEIKQFACTRFKAEFPIFDKVDVNGPNTAPVYQFLKSSAGGFLGDLIKWNFEKFLVDKNGKFVERYPSTTSPFQIEKDIQRHACIIF, from the exons ATGGCTTCCATGCCTTTCTCTGCTTCTCTTCATGCTTGCTTGCAACCCAAAATGATTCCAACTTCTCCAAAATGGACTTCAATTGCCTCATTTCGGTCCTCCAAATCAGCCATTTCTCAACATGGGTTCTCCTTGCAATCCTCAACTTTTCCTGGGTTTCTTCTCAATTCTCGTTCTTTCTCAGTCAACGCCAGAGCCACTACAGAGAAGACTATCTATGATTTCAATGTCAAA GATATCGATGGGAAGGATGTTTCTCTTAGCAAGTTTAAGGGAAAGGTTCTCTTGATTGTCAATGTTGCTTCAAAATG tGGTTTGACGACTGGAAATTACTCAGAACTGTCTCATATATATGAGAAGTACAAAACTCAAG GATTGGAGATTCTAGCTTTCCCTTGCAATCAGTTTGGTGGGCAAGAACCTGGATCAAACCCAGAAATCAAGCAGTTTGCTTGTACAAGGTTTAAAGCAGAATTCCCAATTTTTGATAAG GTTGATGTCAATGGGCCAAATACAGCTCCAGTTTACCAGTTCCTGAAATCGAGTGCTGGAGGGTTTTTAGGTGATCTTATAAAGTGGAATTTTGAAAAGTTCTTGGTGgacaaaaatggtaaatttgttGAAAGATACCCATCAACAACATCACCTTTTCAAATTGAG aagGATATCCAAAGGCATGCATGCATTATCTTTTGA
- the LOC115989724 gene encoding probable phospholipid hydroperoxide glutathione peroxidase isoform X3, which produces MASMPFSASLHACLQPKMIPTSPKWTSIASFRSSKSAISQHGFSLQSSTFPGFLLNSRSFSVNARATTEKTIYDFNVKDIDGKDVSLSKFKGKVLLIVNVASKCGLTTGNYSELSHIYEKYKTQGLEILAFPCNQFGGQEPGSNPEIKQFACTRFKAEFPIFDKVDVNGPNTAPVYQFLKSSAGGFLGDLIKWNFEKFLVDKNGKFVERYPSTTSPFQIEVFTFALHCNPFKIYDY; this is translated from the exons ATGGCTTCCATGCCTTTCTCTGCTTCTCTTCATGCTTGCTTGCAACCCAAAATGATTCCAACTTCTCCAAAATGGACTTCAATTGCCTCATTTCGGTCCTCCAAATCAGCCATTTCTCAACATGGGTTCTCCTTGCAATCCTCAACTTTTCCTGGGTTTCTTCTCAATTCTCGTTCTTTCTCAGTCAACGCCAGAGCCACTACAGAGAAGACTATCTATGATTTCAATGTCAAA GATATCGATGGGAAGGATGTTTCTCTTAGCAAGTTTAAGGGAAAGGTTCTCTTGATTGTCAATGTTGCTTCAAAATG tGGTTTGACGACTGGAAATTACTCAGAACTGTCTCATATATATGAGAAGTACAAAACTCAAG GATTGGAGATTCTAGCTTTCCCTTGCAATCAGTTTGGTGGGCAAGAACCTGGATCAAACCCAGAAATCAAGCAGTTTGCTTGTACAAGGTTTAAAGCAGAATTCCCAATTTTTGATAAG GTTGATGTCAATGGGCCAAATACAGCTCCAGTTTACCAGTTCCTGAAATCGAGTGCTGGAGGGTTTTTAGGTGATCTTATAAAGTGGAATTTTGAAAAGTTCTTGGTGgacaaaaatggtaaatttgttGAAAGATACCCATCAACAACATCACCTTTTCAAATTGAG GTGTTTACATTCGCTCTTCACTGCAATCCATTCAAAATATATGATTATTGA
- the LOC115989724 gene encoding probable phospholipid hydroperoxide glutathione peroxidase isoform X2 translates to MASMPFSASLHACLQPKMIPTSPKWTSIASFRSSKSAISQHGFSLQSSTFPGFLLNSRSFSVNARATTEKTIYDFNVKDIDGKDVSLSKFKGKVLLIVNVASKCGLTTGNYSELSHIYEKYKTQGLEILAFPCNQFGGQEPGSNPEIKQFACTRFKAEFPIFDKVDVNGPNTAPVYQFLKSSAGGFLGDLIKWNFEKFLVDKNGKFVERYPSTTSPFQIEVLFSLFLCIRFRSFGSSLLFIYRLK, encoded by the exons ATGGCTTCCATGCCTTTCTCTGCTTCTCTTCATGCTTGCTTGCAACCCAAAATGATTCCAACTTCTCCAAAATGGACTTCAATTGCCTCATTTCGGTCCTCCAAATCAGCCATTTCTCAACATGGGTTCTCCTTGCAATCCTCAACTTTTCCTGGGTTTCTTCTCAATTCTCGTTCTTTCTCAGTCAACGCCAGAGCCACTACAGAGAAGACTATCTATGATTTCAATGTCAAA GATATCGATGGGAAGGATGTTTCTCTTAGCAAGTTTAAGGGAAAGGTTCTCTTGATTGTCAATGTTGCTTCAAAATG tGGTTTGACGACTGGAAATTACTCAGAACTGTCTCATATATATGAGAAGTACAAAACTCAAG GATTGGAGATTCTAGCTTTCCCTTGCAATCAGTTTGGTGGGCAAGAACCTGGATCAAACCCAGAAATCAAGCAGTTTGCTTGTACAAGGTTTAAAGCAGAATTCCCAATTTTTGATAAG GTTGATGTCAATGGGCCAAATACAGCTCCAGTTTACCAGTTCCTGAAATCGAGTGCTGGAGGGTTTTTAGGTGATCTTATAAAGTGGAATTTTGAAAAGTTCTTGGTGgacaaaaatggtaaatttgttGAAAGATACCCATCAACAACATCACCTTTTCAAATTGAGGtattgttttccctttttctttgcATTCGGTTCAGAAGTTTTGGAAGTTCCTTGTTATTTATATACCGGTTGAAATAA